A genomic window from Levilactobacillus yonginensis includes:
- a CDS encoding ImmA/IrrE family metallo-endopeptidase produces the protein MDIIIVNLMKYAYDHKITVILTNHFDCHTPSASRPDTKTIVVNTNWHEKKEIPFQMAHELGHVVNGDEGTLYYSSFSNKSKYERAANMTGLDILIPIYVDATGYTFNNVSPFMEQFGIPSCLLNAVISRFKKCINN, from the coding sequence ATGGACATAATTATCGTTAATCTTATGAAATACGCGTACGATCATAAAATAACCGTAATTTTAACCAACCATTTTGATTGTCATACTCCTTCTGCATCCCGACCTGATACTAAAACGATTGTTGTTAATACGAATTGGCATGAGAAGAAAGAAATCCCCTTCCAAATGGCTCATGAACTAGGACACGTCGTTAATGGCGATGAAGGAACACTCTACTATTCTAGTTTCTCCAACAAGTCAAAGTATGAACGCGCGGCCAATATGACCGGATTAGACATTTTGATTCCAATTTATGTTGATGCTACTGGATACACGTTCAATAATGTATCTCCCTTTATGGAACAATTTGGCATCCCCAGCTGTCTACTAAATGCTGTAATTTCACGATTTAAAAAGTGCATCAATAACTAG